A window of Thermosynechococcus sp. NK55a contains these coding sequences:
- a CDS encoding DUF3177 family protein, with product MSLELLRSLVWMDYRLAVLFTVVIPLILLLWSTIKNVPAITQLLIIYWRVSSLLAITVYLMMPQWPVAYVTGFMALVLIPISLWFWVDLNEEISDRQDLIGQVFSSWRWGVTLYCVLAAIGQAFYLRCGFVAGAVQTPSCQVWLEPPLMFKGIFHAQARAGTLGFFAAVALVMYMLYLSYFVFVRLPKQGRSATGL from the coding sequence ATGTCCTTGGAACTTCTGCGATCGCTGGTGTGGATGGACTACCGCCTTGCGGTCCTCTTTACCGTGGTTATTCCCTTGATCCTGCTGCTGTGGTCAACGATTAAAAACGTACCAGCGATTACCCAACTCCTGATTATCTACTGGCGAGTCTCTAGTCTGTTGGCAATTACCGTGTATCTGATGATGCCACAGTGGCCAGTGGCCTACGTCACAGGATTTATGGCCTTGGTGTTGATTCCCATTAGCCTCTGGTTTTGGGTCGATCTCAATGAAGAAATTAGCGATCGCCAAGATTTGATTGGTCAGGTCTTTAGTAGCTGGCGCTGGGGGGTAACGCTCTACTGCGTTCTTGCCGCCATTGGTCAGGCCTTCTATCTGCGCTGTGGGTTTGTTGCTGGCGCGGTTCAGACCCCCAGCTGCCAAGTCTGGCTCGAGCCACCCCTGATGTTCAAAGGGATTTTCCATGCCCAAGCTCGCGCTGGCACCCTTGGCTTCTTTGCGGCAGTTGCCCTTGTCATGTATATGCTCTATCTCAGCTACTTTGTTTTTGTGCGCTTACCCAAGCAGGGGCGATCGGCCACGGGGCTATAG
- a CDS encoding Nif11-like leader peptide family natural product precursor, whose amino-acid sequence MATAQVLAFMQKTAEDAQLRDELEKLLGVGDGNISGAAELDAEELAALRGEMAPKVVDFASQHGFEFSTDELIQVVDSFAQHQAGEMSDEEFSGILGVPVNRDHAEHKTKVTNPLQRLARYLSKTYLGIGADEESE is encoded by the coding sequence ATGGCCACGGCACAGGTACTAGCGTTCATGCAAAAGACCGCTGAGGATGCCCAACTGCGGGATGAATTGGAAAAACTGCTGGGGGTCGGAGATGGCAACATTAGTGGGGCTGCCGAACTAGATGCCGAGGAGCTGGCGGCGCTGCGGGGAGAAATGGCGCCGAAAGTAGTGGATTTTGCCAGTCAGCATGGGTTTGAATTTTCCACCGATGAGCTAATTCAGGTGGTTGATTCCTTTGCCCAGCACCAAGCAGGGGAAATGAGCGATGAGGAATTTTCAGGGATTTTAGGGGTTCCGGTGAACAGGGATCACGCTGAACACAAAACTAAAGTGACCAATCCGCTTCAGCGCCTCGCCCGCTACCTTAGTAAAACCTATTTGGGTATAGGTGCGGATGAGGAGAGCGAATAA
- a CDS encoding ArsJ-associated glyceraldehyde-3-phosphate dehydrogenase: MGVGIGINGFGRIGRLVLRAAWGWPELDFRHINEIKGGTAAAAHLLEFDSVHGRWRQTIQAKEGAIAINDQIISFSEAKTPAEVPWQERGVEIVLECSGQFRTAEQLAAYFAVGVKKVIVAAPVKEQALNIVLGVNDHLYNPHAHHLLTAASCTTNCLAPVVKVIHETFGIRHGLITTIHNVTNTQTLVDAPHKDLRRARSSLMSLVPTTTGSATAIGLIYPELQGKLNGLAVRVPLLNASLTDCVFEVSRPTSVAAVNAALKAAAAGELKGILGYEERPLVSIDYCNDPRSSIVDALSTMVVDETQVKILAWYDNEWGYSNRMAELARRVATTLP, from the coding sequence ATGGGCGTTGGCATTGGCATTAATGGCTTTGGCCGCATTGGTCGCTTGGTTTTGCGTGCCGCATGGGGTTGGCCCGAACTGGATTTTCGTCACATCAACGAGATTAAGGGAGGCACAGCCGCTGCTGCCCATTTGCTGGAGTTTGATTCGGTTCATGGCCGTTGGCGCCAGACCATCCAAGCCAAGGAGGGGGCGATCGCCATCAACGATCAGATCATTAGCTTTTCGGAAGCGAAAACTCCGGCGGAGGTACCTTGGCAAGAACGGGGAGTCGAGATTGTTCTGGAATGCTCGGGTCAATTCCGTACCGCTGAGCAACTGGCGGCCTACTTTGCAGTTGGGGTGAAAAAAGTGATTGTTGCTGCCCCTGTCAAGGAACAGGCTCTCAACATTGTCCTGGGTGTCAATGATCACCTCTACAATCCCCACGCCCACCACTTACTCACCGCCGCCTCCTGTACGACAAACTGCCTTGCCCCCGTCGTCAAAGTTATTCACGAAACCTTTGGCATTCGCCACGGCTTGATTACCACAATCCACAATGTCACGAATACCCAGACGCTGGTGGATGCCCCCCACAAGGATTTGCGCCGGGCCCGCTCTAGTCTCATGTCCCTTGTACCGACCACGACTGGTTCAGCCACCGCTATTGGTCTCATTTATCCAGAACTCCAAGGCAAACTCAATGGTCTAGCTGTACGGGTGCCCCTGTTGAATGCGTCGCTCACCGACTGCGTTTTTGAAGTGAGCCGCCCCACCAGTGTGGCCGCAGTGAATGCAGCCCTCAAGGCCGCGGCAGCCGGCGAACTCAAGGGAATCCTCGGTTATGAGGAACGCCCCCTTGTTTCCATTGACTACTGCAACGATCCCCGTTCCAGCATTGTCGATGCCCTCTCCACCATGGTTGTGGATGAAACGCAGGTGAAAATTCTGGCCTGGTATGACAACGAATGGGGTTACAGCAATCGTATGGCTGAATTAGCTCGTCGTGTTGCCACTACTTTGCCCTAG
- a CDS encoding thiamine phosphate synthase — MQNLAPESEGQRIRRILDANLDRAREGLRVIEEWCRFGREDANLSAECKDLRQTLGRYHTEELRAARQTDQDPGTALSHPQERDRRTLSAVLTANFARVQEALRVIEEYGKLTDTELSETAKALRYRVYILEQALSLNPLQARLRQLQGAKLYLVTAPSDRLLEIVEAALKGGLPLVQYRDKTSDDHTRLTTARHLQALCQRYGALFLVNDRVDIALGANADGVHLGQTDIPMELARQILGRDRLVGRSTTNAQELERAIAEGADYVGVGPIFATPTKPGKAAVGFDYLQYARKHAPMPQFAIGGIDLSNIEEVIKAGATQVAVVRAIMEATDPEATTRELLRRLSQGRNHDFGG; from the coding sequence ATGCAAAATTTAGCTCCCGAATCTGAGGGGCAACGCATCCGGCGGATTCTTGATGCCAACCTTGACCGTGCCCGCGAAGGTTTGCGGGTGATTGAGGAATGGTGCCGCTTTGGCCGCGAAGATGCTAACCTCAGTGCAGAATGCAAAGATTTGCGCCAAACCCTAGGTCGCTACCATACTGAGGAGTTGCGGGCAGCACGGCAGACGGATCAGGATCCGGGGACTGCCTTAAGTCATCCCCAGGAGCGCGATCGCCGGACCCTTAGCGCGGTGCTCACCGCCAACTTTGCCCGTGTTCAAGAAGCCCTACGGGTGATTGAGGAGTATGGGAAATTAACGGATACCGAGCTGAGTGAAACCGCTAAAGCTCTACGCTATCGCGTTTACATTCTGGAGCAGGCCCTGAGCCTCAACCCGCTTCAAGCTCGACTGCGGCAACTGCAAGGGGCAAAGCTTTATCTGGTGACCGCCCCCAGCGATCGCCTACTGGAAATTGTTGAAGCTGCATTAAAGGGAGGATTGCCCCTGGTGCAATATCGCGATAAAACCAGCGATGATCATACCCGCCTGACAACGGCTCGCCACTTGCAAGCACTCTGCCAACGCTACGGCGCCCTGTTCTTGGTCAACGATCGCGTGGATATTGCCCTTGGCGCCAACGCCGATGGCGTGCACCTTGGACAGACGGATATTCCCATGGAATTGGCGCGACAAATCCTAGGGCGCGATCGCCTGGTAGGACGTTCTACCACCAATGCGCAAGAACTGGAGCGGGCCATTGCCGAAGGTGCCGATTATGTCGGTGTTGGACCGATTTTTGCTACCCCCACCAAACCTGGTAAAGCAGCTGTTGGTTTTGACTATCTGCAATACGCCCGCAAACACGCCCCGATGCCCCAGTTTGCCATTGGCGGGATTGATCTGAGCAACATTGAGGAGGTCATCAAGGCAGGAGCCACCCAAGTGGCTGTTGTTCGCGCCATTATGGAGGCGACGGATCCGGAAGCGACAACGCGGGAGCTATTGCGACGCCTATCCCAAGGGAGGAACCATGACTTCGGCGGCTGA
- a CDS encoding DNA methyltransferase, with protein sequence MPQNSKDTKISRDNSNINKINEQDRPFHDWYRFVLSYPPHLVRGYIEDFGLNEGSVILDPFCGTGTTLVESKRQGIPSLGMEANPFAHFATSVKTDWRVDPDLLSSHSWEVAELALNILRQQGIEDSVPFAADVAGLPLRQLSPEQHQLILAGSISPIPLHKVLVLLDCLEKYRMEKVYRHQLLAIAHTLVFAVSNLRFGPEVGVAKAKVDVPVIRAWLAKIGEMVEDLRRVQDQEDTPAHVYLADARGPDRVLPPQSIDAVITSPPYPNEKDYTRTTRLESVILGFIKTKADLQTLKKGLIRSNTRNVYKADDDDRWIQDHPKIQAIADAIERRRIQLGKTSGFEKLYGRVTKLYFGGMARHLAALRSLLRPNAQLAYVVGDQASYLRVMIPTGQLLAEIAQALGYEVVRTDLFRTRFASATQEQLREEVVILRWKGSCSQFRSAEGQ encoded by the coding sequence TTGCCTCAAAATTCTAAGGATACCAAAATCTCCAGGGACAACAGCAATATCAACAAGATAAATGAGCAAGACCGCCCCTTCCATGACTGGTATCGGTTTGTGTTGTCCTATCCACCCCACCTTGTGAGGGGCTACATAGAAGACTTTGGCCTAAATGAAGGGAGTGTCATCCTAGACCCCTTTTGTGGCACAGGGACAACGCTTGTTGAGTCGAAGCGCCAAGGCATTCCATCGTTGGGTATGGAAGCCAATCCCTTCGCCCATTTTGCGACATCGGTAAAGACCGATTGGAGGGTTGATCCTGATTTACTGTCCAGTCACTCCTGGGAGGTGGCAGAACTTGCCCTTAATATCCTGCGGCAGCAAGGGATAGAGGACTCAGTGCCTTTTGCGGCGGATGTTGCTGGCCTACCGCTACGCCAACTCTCTCCAGAGCAACATCAACTCATCCTTGCGGGGTCGATCAGCCCAATTCCCTTACACAAGGTATTGGTACTTCTTGACTGCTTAGAGAAATACAGAATGGAAAAGGTCTATCGGCATCAATTGCTGGCGATCGCCCACACCCTCGTTTTTGCCGTCAGTAATTTGCGCTTTGGTCCTGAAGTGGGTGTTGCTAAAGCCAAGGTTGATGTGCCAGTAATTCGTGCTTGGCTTGCCAAGATTGGTGAAATGGTGGAGGATTTGCGGCGGGTACAGGATCAGGAGGATACCCCTGCCCACGTCTATCTGGCCGATGCAAGAGGTCCTGACAGGGTCTTGCCCCCGCAGTCGATTGATGCGGTGATCACCTCACCCCCTTACCCCAACGAAAAGGACTACACCAGAACAACCCGCCTCGAGTCGGTGATCTTAGGCTTCATTAAAACCAAGGCTGATTTACAAACCCTTAAGAAGGGTCTCATCCGTTCTAACACTCGCAATGTGTATAAAGCCGATGATGACGATCGCTGGATTCAAGATCACCCTAAAATTCAGGCGATTGCAGATGCCATTGAACGCCGCAGAATTCAACTGGGTAAGACCTCCGGCTTTGAGAAACTCTACGGCAGAGTCACCAAACTCTATTTTGGTGGCATGGCCCGTCACTTGGCTGCCCTGCGATCGCTGCTGCGCCCCAATGCTCAACTCGCCTATGTAGTTGGTGACCAAGCCTCATACTTGCGGGTGATGATTCCCACAGGTCAGTTATTGGCTGAGATTGCTCAGGCGCTGGGCTATGAGGTTGTGCGCACGGATCTTTTCCGAACACGGTTTGCCAGTGCCACTCAGGAACAACTGCGAGAAGAAGTCGTGATCCTACGCTGGAAAGGCTCATGCAGCCAATTCAGATCAGCTGAGGGGCAGTAG
- the arsJ gene encoding organoarsenical effux MFS transporter ArsJ, producing the protein MAVSTSVRNYMIVTLAYWGFTITDGALRMLVLLYFNQIGYTPLQIAFLFLFYEVFGIVTNFLGGWMGSRWGLNVTLYAGIGLQVISLIMLTPLTQQWPLWFAVPYVMAAQAMSGVAKDLTKMSSKSAIRLVVPQEAESRLFKWVAILTGSKNALKGVGFFVGSLLLTLVGFTASLWIMAIALLLILFTAGLLPRGMGQIKKTIKFRQLFSKSKEINILSAARFFLFGARDVWFVVGLPVYLQSVLNWSFYEVGGFLALWVIGYGGVQSSAPVLFKYLNRGRPPQAATIQFWTFTLTVVPAVIAFGLMSNWNPNAVIIGGLFLFGLIFAMNSAVHSYLVLAYTDDEKVALNVGFYYMANSGGRLAGTVLSGLIYQIGGIVGCLWVSMVFVLCAGVISLKLEDPKRPQPYLSLTVGDAE; encoded by the coding sequence ATGGCTGTGTCCACCAGTGTCCGCAACTATATGATTGTTACCCTCGCCTATTGGGGGTTCACGATTACCGATGGCGCACTGCGGATGCTAGTGCTACTCTACTTTAACCAGATTGGCTACACACCGCTGCAAATTGCCTTCCTATTTCTCTTTTATGAAGTTTTTGGCATTGTCACCAACTTTCTCGGTGGCTGGATGGGTTCCCGGTGGGGACTGAATGTCACCCTCTACGCGGGCATTGGCTTGCAGGTGATCTCGCTGATCATGCTCACACCCCTAACCCAACAATGGCCACTGTGGTTTGCGGTGCCCTATGTGATGGCAGCACAGGCAATGTCGGGGGTGGCCAAAGATCTGACAAAGATGAGTTCTAAGAGTGCCATTCGCTTAGTGGTGCCCCAAGAGGCAGAGTCGCGGCTTTTTAAGTGGGTGGCAATTCTTACAGGTTCTAAAAATGCCCTCAAGGGGGTGGGCTTCTTTGTTGGCAGTTTGTTGTTAACATTGGTGGGCTTTACAGCGTCTCTGTGGATCATGGCGATCGCCCTCCTGCTCATCCTATTCACTGCGGGGTTATTACCGCGGGGGATGGGGCAGATCAAAAAGACAATTAAATTTCGGCAACTGTTTTCCAAGAGTAAGGAGATCAACATTCTCTCAGCCGCCCGCTTTTTCCTCTTTGGGGCACGGGATGTCTGGTTTGTGGTAGGTCTGCCGGTCTATTTGCAAAGCGTCCTCAACTGGTCATTTTATGAAGTGGGGGGCTTTCTTGCCCTGTGGGTCATTGGCTATGGCGGTGTCCAGTCCTCAGCACCCGTTCTGTTCAAATACCTCAATCGCGGTCGCCCTCCCCAAGCCGCTACTATTCAGTTTTGGACGTTTACGCTGACAGTTGTGCCAGCAGTGATTGCTTTCGGCTTGATGAGCAACTGGAACCCCAATGCCGTGATTATTGGTGGGTTGTTTCTCTTTGGCTTGATTTTTGCCATGAATTCGGCAGTCCACTCCTACTTGGTGCTGGCCTATACCGACGATGAAAAAGTGGCCTTGAATGTTGGCTTCTACTACATGGCCAACTCTGGGGGGCGACTGGCGGGAACTGTCCTCTCTGGCCTTATTTATCAAATTGGGGGCATTGTCGGCTGTCTGTGGGTTTCAATGGTCTTTGTCCTCTGTGCCGGAGTCATTTCCTTAAAGCTCGAGGATCCAAAACGGCCGCAGCCTTACCTCTCCTTGACGGTGGGCGATGCTGAATAA
- a CDS encoding folate-binding protein YgfZ yields the protein MTDLLETVSTSGAVYDCSHWGRLRLTGGDRLKFLHNQSSNHCLALQPGQGADTVFLTSTARTLDLVTLLVHQEWVDLLVSPQRREFLLKWLDKYIFFGDDVQLSDRTPESYCYRVFGSVAEKMTAQFGLGPLANPYDHVTITHEDAPLTLAATSGLAIPGLTLWSDRPLRDLLSPYPQLSDTDWEHLRIRQGRPAADAELTEAYNPLEGRLGHTISFNKGCYIGQETIARLNTYQGVKQHLWGLEFTAAVTPPTPLILEGEKVGLVTSCTPLGRGAFGLGYVRTKVGGAGLTLHTPEGVMAQVVEVPFLRTVV from the coding sequence ATGACGGATCTACTGGAAACAGTCTCTACAAGTGGTGCGGTCTATGATTGCAGTCATTGGGGGCGGCTGCGCCTCACGGGGGGCGATCGCCTGAAGTTTTTGCACAATCAAAGCTCAAATCACTGCCTTGCCCTGCAACCCGGTCAAGGGGCTGACACCGTTTTCTTGACCTCAACCGCCCGCACCCTTGATCTTGTCACTCTCCTGGTCCATCAGGAGTGGGTGGATCTACTGGTATCACCGCAGCGCCGCGAGTTTCTCCTAAAGTGGCTTGATAAGTACATTTTCTTTGGCGATGATGTCCAACTCAGCGATCGCACCCCTGAGAGCTATTGCTATCGAGTTTTTGGGAGCGTTGCTGAAAAGATGACTGCCCAGTTTGGCCTAGGACCATTGGCCAATCCCTACGATCATGTCACCATCACCCATGAAGATGCCCCCTTAACCCTTGCTGCCACCAGTGGCTTAGCCATTCCCGGTTTAACCCTTTGGAGCGATCGCCCCCTCAGGGATCTCCTGAGCCCCTATCCCCAACTCAGTGATACCGACTGGGAGCACCTGCGCATCCGCCAAGGTCGACCCGCTGCCGATGCCGAACTCACCGAAGCGTACAACCCCCTGGAAGGACGGTTAGGGCATACCATTTCTTTTAATAAGGGCTGCTATATCGGCCAAGAGACAATCGCTCGTCTGAACACCTACCAAGGAGTCAAACAACACCTCTGGGGACTGGAATTCACCGCGGCAGTGACACCACCTACACCCTTAATCCTAGAGGGTGAAAAAGTGGGTCTTGTTACCAGTTGCACTCCCCTAGGGAGGGGTGCCTTTGGCCTTGGGTATGTGCGCACAAAAGTTGGTGGGGCTGGCCTAACGTTGCACACCCCAGAGGGCGTCATGGCCCAGGTAGTTGAGGTACCCTTCTTAAGAACTGTTGTCTAA
- a CDS encoding DUF4033 domain-containing protein, which translates to MMPPESLNWLERWCLARLIRAIASAIGVEPQRWDYVGFVEITRQLKRGRSPAQQQAIVATVFDRLIPPMMSTLIRTLFRPSRWICEWNAWFATRLTGWLVGASDRYWVEVMPPDQLPQWQYSGVRIQKCRYLAESQCMALCMNLCKKPTEQFFRQRLGIPLTMTPNFRDYSCEMVFGTPAQPIPQPPLLPCWQDPSQTPCPYV; encoded by the coding sequence ATGATGCCGCCTGAGTCCCTGAACTGGCTAGAGCGGTGGTGCTTGGCTCGGCTGATCCGAGCGATCGCCAGTGCCATTGGGGTTGAGCCACAGCGATGGGACTATGTTGGCTTTGTTGAGATCACCCGACAGCTGAAACGGGGGCGATCGCCCGCGCAGCAACAGGCCATTGTGGCCACGGTCTTTGATCGCCTTATCCCACCAATGATGAGTACATTGATACGCACACTCTTTCGACCAAGCCGCTGGATCTGTGAGTGGAATGCCTGGTTTGCTACCCGCCTCACGGGCTGGTTAGTGGGGGCCAGCGATCGCTACTGGGTCGAGGTCATGCCCCCCGATCAACTCCCCCAATGGCAATACAGTGGCGTGCGCATCCAAAAATGCCGCTACTTGGCTGAATCCCAATGTATGGCGTTGTGTATGAACCTGTGCAAAAAACCCACCGAGCAATTTTTTCGGCAGCGACTGGGCATTCCTTTGACAATGACGCCGAACTTTAGGGACTACAGTTGCGAAATGGTCTTTGGTACCCCCGCCCAGCCAATTCCTCAGCCGCCACTGCTCCCCTGTTGGCAGGATCCGAGTCAAACCCCCTGCCCTTACGTTTAA
- a CDS encoding bifunctional 2-polyprenyl-6-hydroxyphenol methylase/3-demethylubiquinol 3-O-methyltransferase UbiG, with protein MTSAAEITAAVRQLYNTYPFPPEPLLAGPPPGYNWRWSWPAAYSFCTGRYPSQLDVAILDAGCGTGVGTEYLAHLNPQAKITALDLSEGALEIARERCRRSGATNVQFHHLSLEDVAQLGQTFQMINCVGVLHHLPEPQRGIQALADVLAPGGIFHIFVYGEYGRWEIKLMQQAIALLQGSDRHNYREGVAIGRQLFAALPENNRLKKREQERWSLENQRDECFADMYVHPQEIDYTIAGLFELIRASGLEFIGFSNPQVWQLERLLGSQPELLQRAQQLDPIQQYQLIECLDPEAMTHFEFFLAKPPLPRHDWAADRDLLAAIPWRHPCIDSWPGACVFNCHYEVIHLNQAEQQFLNAASGKATVAELLAQQPDFDLAGVRSLLERHLLLLGV; from the coding sequence ATGACTTCGGCGGCTGAGATTACTGCTGCTGTGCGGCAACTGTATAATACCTATCCTTTTCCCCCGGAACCGCTCCTTGCTGGGCCACCGCCGGGGTATAACTGGCGCTGGTCTTGGCCAGCAGCCTATAGCTTTTGCACAGGGCGTTATCCTTCCCAATTAGATGTTGCCATTCTCGATGCCGGCTGTGGCACGGGTGTGGGGACGGAATATCTAGCCCATTTGAATCCGCAGGCAAAGATTACTGCTTTGGATCTCAGTGAGGGTGCTTTGGAAATTGCCCGCGAACGCTGCCGGCGATCGGGCGCCACCAATGTCCAATTTCACCACCTTAGCCTAGAGGACGTGGCGCAACTGGGGCAAACCTTCCAGATGATTAACTGTGTCGGGGTGCTGCACCACCTGCCGGAGCCGCAGCGGGGGATTCAAGCCCTTGCCGATGTCCTTGCCCCCGGCGGCATTTTTCATATCTTTGTCTATGGTGAATACGGTCGCTGGGAAATTAAGCTGATGCAGCAGGCCATTGCCCTTCTTCAGGGGAGCGATCGCCACAACTATCGCGAGGGAGTGGCTATTGGACGACAACTCTTTGCGGCATTGCCGGAGAACAATCGCCTGAAAAAGCGGGAGCAGGAGCGCTGGAGTCTTGAGAATCAGCGGGATGAATGCTTTGCCGATATGTATGTGCATCCCCAGGAAATTGACTATACGATCGCCGGCCTATTTGAGCTCATTCGTGCTTCAGGCTTAGAATTTATCGGCTTTTCCAACCCTCAAGTTTGGCAGCTAGAGCGGCTATTGGGCAGCCAGCCGGAACTGTTGCAACGGGCACAGCAACTCGACCCCATCCAGCAATATCAACTCATTGAGTGCCTTGACCCTGAGGCCATGACCCACTTTGAGTTCTTTTTGGCTAAGCCGCCACTGCCGCGTCACGATTGGGCAGCAGATCGGGACCTCTTGGCAGCGATTCCCTGGCGCCACCCCTGCATTGACAGTTGGCCAGGGGCCTGTGTCTTTAACTGCCACTACGAGGTGATCCACCTCAACCAGGCCGAACAACAGTTCTTGAACGCTGCCAGCGGTAAGGCAACTGTGGCTGAGTTATTGGCACAACAGCCAGACTTTGACCTAGCGGGGGTGCGATCGCTCCTTGAGCGGCACTTACTTCTCTTGGGAGTCTAA
- the yvcK gene encoding gluconeogenesis factor YvcK family protein, with protein sequence MRRANKAQQLSVRLRPARRKIRLWSQWLLPGLLVKRWLLISAVGVLLASLGFAISINLTPIFYFLQFLEQFLQSVARFVPSYISGPLLLLGGLALIAWGYARTLGSITEVLLPEDDQALVERLLTYRRLGRGPKIVAIGGGTGLSTLLRGLKLYSSNITAIVTMADDGGSSGRLRREIGVLPPGDIRNCLAALADEEKIVTELFQYRFEAGDGLAGHSFGNLFLTAMTNITGDLERAIATSSAVLAIRGQVLPATLTDMTLWARLADGRLIHGESNITAARGKIVEIGCSPPAPKALPRAIQALRDADYIILGPGSLYTSIIPNLLVPEIAQALAERQCPCVYVCNIMTQPGETDGYTVGDHVRALDTVTGDRLFDAVLVQKYPPSAAHRERYAQQGSTVVAIDREELARQNCRLILADVMDESTPTVRHHSQKLAAILMRWYQRVRSL encoded by the coding sequence ATGAGGAGAGCGAATAAGGCTCAACAACTCTCAGTGAGACTGCGTCCGGCACGTCGTAAAATCCGCTTGTGGTCCCAATGGCTTCTGCCTGGGCTACTGGTGAAGCGATGGCTCCTCATTAGTGCCGTTGGGGTTTTGCTTGCTAGTCTGGGCTTTGCCATTAGCATCAATCTCACCCCTATTTTTTACTTCTTGCAATTTCTGGAGCAGTTCCTCCAGAGTGTGGCGCGTTTTGTGCCCAGTTACATCAGTGGCCCTTTACTGCTCCTTGGGGGGTTGGCACTGATTGCTTGGGGTTATGCGCGTACCCTGGGTTCCATTACCGAAGTGCTGTTGCCAGAAGATGATCAAGCCCTGGTGGAGCGACTCCTCACCTATCGGCGCCTGGGGCGAGGACCGAAAATTGTTGCCATTGGGGGTGGGACGGGGCTGTCAACGCTCCTGCGGGGACTAAAGCTTTATAGTTCCAATATCACCGCCATTGTGACGATGGCCGATGATGGTGGCTCATCCGGGCGACTGCGGCGGGAAATCGGGGTGCTGCCACCGGGGGATATTCGCAACTGCTTGGCGGCTTTGGCGGATGAGGAAAAAATTGTTACTGAACTGTTTCAGTATCGCTTTGAGGCGGGGGATGGCTTGGCGGGACATAGTTTTGGCAATTTGTTTCTGACGGCGATGACAAATATCACCGGGGATCTGGAGCGGGCGATCGCCACCAGCTCAGCAGTCTTAGCCATTCGCGGTCAAGTGTTGCCAGCCACCCTAACAGATATGACCCTTTGGGCCCGTCTTGCCGATGGTCGCCTTATCCATGGAGAGTCGAACATTACCGCCGCCCGGGGCAAAATTGTCGAAATTGGCTGCTCGCCCCCAGCCCCCAAAGCTCTGCCCCGCGCTATTCAAGCCCTCCGTGACGCCGACTACATTATTCTTGGCCCCGGCAGTCTCTATACCAGTATCATTCCCAATCTCTTGGTGCCTGAGATTGCCCAAGCCCTAGCAGAACGCCAGTGCCCCTGTGTGTATGTCTGCAACATTATGACGCAGCCGGGGGAAACCGATGGCTATACCGTTGGTGACCATGTGCGTGCTCTCGATACCGTTACGGGCGATCGCCTGTTCGATGCCGTGCTGGTGCAAAAATATCCCCCCAGTGCCGCTCACCGTGAACGCTATGCGCAGCAGGGCAGTACCGTTGTGGCCATTGATCGGGAAGAACTCGCTCGCCAAAACTGCCGGCTGATCCTTGCGGATGTCATGGATGAATCCACGCCCACCGTGCGCCATCATTCGCAAAAGTTAGCGGCGATTCTGATGCGCTGGTATCAGCGGGTGCGATCGCTCTAG
- a CDS encoding SPOR domain-containing protein has protein sequence MSRFSIHSQPWLSHLCLILMGWGTPVFAAEPIPIPVPPPEVNTVIPIPVPAPEVSTAPIPTLAPPQLDSSRERLPVPSDPIPMGFVGSDRAMNQLPPPPEISNADSAILAPVAPKTWFRVIVLDLREEDVANQERLRSLVPEVVPITLGQRRALQVGSFRNEANATQMRAFMEVNGFRAEIQRLP, from the coding sequence ATGAGCCGTTTCAGCATTCACTCCCAGCCGTGGTTGAGTCACCTATGTTTGATCCTAATGGGTTGGGGGACGCCCGTATTCGCGGCAGAACCGATTCCCATCCCCGTGCCACCGCCAGAGGTGAATACCGTCATCCCCATTCCCGTCCCTGCCCCAGAGGTGAGTACCGCTCCAATTCCCACCCTAGCGCCGCCGCAGCTGGACAGCTCCCGCGAACGATTACCGGTGCCCAGTGACCCGATTCCGATGGGATTTGTGGGGAGCGATCGCGCGATGAATCAATTGCCCCCCCCACCAGAGATTTCTAACGCCGACTCAGCAATACTAGCTCCTGTAGCTCCCAAAACGTGGTTTCGGGTGATTGTTTTGGATTTACGGGAGGAGGATGTGGCCAATCAAGAACGCCTGCGATCGTTGGTTCCCGAAGTTGTCCCCATTACCCTTGGCCAGCGCCGCGCCCTACAGGTGGGAAGTTTCCGAAACGAGGCCAATGCCACCCAGATGCGTGCCTTTATGGAGGTCAATGGCTTTCGCGCTGAGATTCAACGTCTCCCCTAA